A genomic segment from Anticarsia gemmatalis isolate Benzon Research Colony breed Stoneville strain chromosome 14, ilAntGemm2 primary, whole genome shotgun sequence encodes:
- the LOC142978393 gene encoding uncharacterized protein LOC142978393 isoform X1 encodes MSILKKNKTPHSKSYPSVLDIFRPTSVCVLCDSHTKVQQVFHANCRDAGIKSKVYNSHSKYMKFITSDFDYLQRKVSSKTLIPSTSTIFYDLDDIAKRHSFHCMTDFGQSNTNLLKVMRMNVKNNAFAKSNATVQECATQLPRKLVPRDSIEINSRKVKKKASKDLSSEIFLRDDDYLHDYDRHYYSNNLRDICQKPQKFWSYAKYRTEYTKPEDKKLKKKEKADEKGDVKPNNNNKSKKHKRDSMEREDKPTNTSVAQLIEVMVPRNEGQEMVNQQEAALADSNNGNKTNKRGFKYRAHQKARKVLCPNCREKVNVVISLSTTEEEDSLKRENSMLNNSDEIPSTVTYNYSSSPTGHRSKTNDEDLCLHDPPCEMLPICQILPTDNYYTVNQKCMKKNSIPKSTPRVIRITKACRHHPPCTVVPSCQRANVLKNNCEYIPPCLHHPRCVNLPLCVPFSKSLHYEDSPTKLYDERDNSDCPHVPKCKYIPVCQHDSFTNLDPHQINMVSQVPNTCEVFNNYNPYLVNPNKNCVRNSCSPCQLSTIPCHTCQSNKSCQYSSLHSSPDSNLNTITQEKTSSDDIIFIRDVGCQFRSKSYSPRNSMLQSIASSNSFDLVDVRQMSNYYTNVHTLRYEDKCTNPITSIEKSFSMVSMTTIDSVCPSHGRRSPFSRKIQPTTGFQPQSAYVAAFSTGTNCNRTRYVEISKSDIEDFRDRHHTFPVRSRRNFLKCKYKNMYLVKRRRKPRLSCKLSRKSCLDV; translated from the exons ATGTCtatactaaagaaaaataaaacacctCACTCCAAATCATATCCAAGTGTACTTGATATATTTAGACCAACATCAGTATGTGTTCTCTGCGACAGCCATACCAAAGTACAGCAAGTGTTTCACGCAAATTGTAGAGATGCAGGGATTAAGTCTAAAGTTTACAATTCACATTCAAAATACATGAAGTTTATTACAAGTGACTTTGACTACTTGCAGAGAAAAGTCAGTAGTAAAACACTTATACCATCAACCAGTACAATATTCTATGATTTAGATGATATCGCTAAAAGACATTCGTTTCACTGCATGACTGATTTTGGTCAATCGaatacaaatttattgaaagtcATGAGAATGAACGTAAAGAATAATGCATTTGCCAAATCAAATGCTACTGTTCAGGAATGTGCAACACAGTTGCCTCGGAAACTTGTTCCTCGGGATAgtattgaaattaattcaaGAAAGGTTAAGAAAAAAGCTTCCAAGGACTTGTCTTCTGAAATTTTTCTAAGAGACGATGATTATCTACATGACTATGATAGACATTATTACAGTAACAATTTAAGGGATATATGTCAGAAACCACAAAAGTTTTGGTCCTACGCAAAATATCGGACAGAGTACACGAAACCTGAAGacaagaaattaaaaaagaaagaaaaag CTGACGAAAAGGGTGATGTAAAACCGAATAACAACAACAAGTCGAAAAAGCACAAACGCGATAGTATGGAGAGGGAAGATAAACCAACAAACACAAGTGTTGCACAATTAATTGAAGTAATGGTTCCGAGAAATGAAGGCCAGGAAATGGTAAATCAACAAGAAGCGGCGCTCGCTGATTCGAATAATggtaacaaaactaataaaaggGGTTTTAAATACAGAGCTCATCAGAAAGCACGAAAAGTGTTATGTCCAAATTGTAGAGAAAAGGTTAATGTAGTCATTAGTTTAAGTACCACTGAAGAAGAAGATAGTCTTAAACGTGAAAACTCCATGTTAAATAATAGTGATGAAATACCATCAACGGTAACTTATAATTACAGCTCGTCTCCAACAGGCCATAGGAGCAAGACTAACGATGAAGATTTATGTTTACATGACCCTCCTTGTGAAATGTTGCCAATATGTCAAATCTTACCAACAGACAACTATTATACGGTAaaccaaaaatgtatgaaaaagaaCTCAATACCTAAATCTACACCACGCGTTATTAGAATAACTAAAGCATGCAGACATCATCCACCTTGTACAGTAGTCCCTTCTTGTCAAAGAGcgaatgttttaaaaaacaattgtgAATATATACCTCCATGCTTGCATCACCCACGTTGCGTTAATTTACCTTTATGCGTCCCATTCTCTAAAAGCTTGCATTATGAAGATTCACCTACAAAATTGTATGATGAAAGGGATAATTCCGACTGTCCGCATGTTCCGAAATGTAAGTACATTCCCGTATGTCAGCACGACTCCTTTACGAATTTAGATCCCCATCAAATAAACATGGTATCTCAAGTGCCGAACACTTGTGAAgttttcaataattataatccCTATTTAGTAAATCCAAATAAAAACTGTGTTCGGAATTCGTGTTCTCCCTGTCAGTTGTCTACTATCCCATGTCATACGTGTCAATCTAATAAGTCATGCCAGTACAGTTCCTTACATTCTAGTCCCGATTCAAATCTAAATACCATTACCCAAGAGAAAACAAGTAGCGATGATATCATTTTCATTAGAGACGTCGGATGCCAGTTTAGGAGTAAAAGTTATTCACCAAGAAACTCCATGTTACAATCTATAGCTTCAAGCAATTCCTTCGATCTAGTAGACGTGCGACAGATGAgcaattattatacaaatgtcCATACTCTAAGATACGAGGATAAATGCACTAACCCTATTACGTCAATAGAAAAATCTTTTTCGATGGTGTCTATGACTACTATAGATTCTGTATGTCCGTCACACGGACGGCGAAGTCCATTCTCACGAAAGATTCAGCCGACAACAGGTTTCCAACCACAATCGGCTTATGTCGCCGCATTCTCAACGGGAACAAATTGCAATCGAACTCGGTATGTGGAAATCAGTAAATCCGATATAGAAGATTTTCGCGATCGTCACCACACTTTCCCGGTCAGATCCCGTAGGAACTTTTTAAagtgtaaatacaaaaatatgtatttagtaaaACGAAGGCGAAAACCCAGACTGAGTTGTAAACTCTCAAGGAAAAGCTGTTTAGATGTTTAG
- the LOC142978393 gene encoding uncharacterized protein LOC142978393 isoform X2, with product MSILKKNKTPHSKSYPSVLDIFRPTSVCVLCDSHTKVQQVFHANCRDAGIKSKVYNSHSKYMKFITSDFDYLQRKVSSKTLIPSTSTIFYDLDDIAKRHSFHCMTDFGQSNTNLLKVMRMNVKNNAFAKSNATVQECATQLPRKLVPRDSIEINSRKVKKKASKDLSSEIFLRDDDYLHDYDRHYYSNNLRDICQKPQKFWSYAKYRTEYTKPEDKKLKKKEKGKRTEDPCPCQLFSYACPCTDKKSLSELAENSGSLTVANQITSTSKIVADEKGDVKPNNNNKSKKHKRDSMEREDKPTNTSVAQLIEVMVPRNEGQEMVNQQEAALADSNNARLQQAIGARLTMKIYVYMTLLVKCCQYVKSYQQTTIIR from the exons ATGTCtatactaaagaaaaataaaacacctCACTCCAAATCATATCCAAGTGTACTTGATATATTTAGACCAACATCAGTATGTGTTCTCTGCGACAGCCATACCAAAGTACAGCAAGTGTTTCACGCAAATTGTAGAGATGCAGGGATTAAGTCTAAAGTTTACAATTCACATTCAAAATACATGAAGTTTATTACAAGTGACTTTGACTACTTGCAGAGAAAAGTCAGTAGTAAAACACTTATACCATCAACCAGTACAATATTCTATGATTTAGATGATATCGCTAAAAGACATTCGTTTCACTGCATGACTGATTTTGGTCAATCGaatacaaatttattgaaagtcATGAGAATGAACGTAAAGAATAATGCATTTGCCAAATCAAATGCTACTGTTCAGGAATGTGCAACACAGTTGCCTCGGAAACTTGTTCCTCGGGATAgtattgaaattaattcaaGAAAGGTTAAGAAAAAAGCTTCCAAGGACTTGTCTTCTGAAATTTTTCTAAGAGACGATGATTATCTACATGACTATGATAGACATTATTACAGTAACAATTTAAGGGATATATGTCAGAAACCACAAAAGTTTTGGTCCTACGCAAAATATCGGACAGAGTACACGAAACCTGAAGacaagaaattaaaaaagaaagaaaaaggtAAGCGCACCGAAGATCCTTGTCCATGTCAATTATTTTCTTACGCTTGTCCTTGCACCGATAAGAAATCGCTAAGTGAATTGGCAGAAAACAGTGGATCTTTAACTGTTGCTAATCAAATTACAAGTACTTCTAAAATTGTAGCTGACGAAAAGGGTGATGTAAAACCGAATAACAACAACAAGTCGAAAAAGCACAAACGCGATAGTATGGAGAGGGAAGATAAACCAACAAACACAAGTGTTGCACAATTAATTGAAGTAATGGTTCCGAGAAATGAAGGCCAGGAAATGGTAAATCAACAAGAAGCGGCGCTCGCTGATTCGAATAATg CTCGTCTCCAACAGGCCATAGGAGCAAGACTAACGATGAAGATTTATGTTTACATGACCCTCCTTGTGAAATGTTGCCAATATGTCAAATCTTACCAACAGACAACTATTATACGGTAa